One genomic window of Ruminococcus gauvreauii includes the following:
- the ilvB gene encoding biosynthetic-type acetolactate synthase large subunit → MQISGAELFVNALKAEQVDTLFAYPGGQAIDLFDALYQEPDIDVILPRHEQGLIHAADGYARSTGKTGVCLVTSGPGATNLVTGIATANYDSVPLVCFTGQVPTSLIGNDAFQEVDIVGITRSICKYAVTVRDREDLNSTIKKAFYIARSGKPGVVVVDIPKDIQRADGSGLYPDTIDIRGYKPSTSVHIGQLKKALGLLKHAKRPVFLVGGGVNITHAGKEMTKLAELTGCPVVTTIMGKGAVPTSHPLYIGNIGIHGSFAANSAISHCDLLFSIGTRFNDRITGKIEEFAKGASIVHIDIDSASISRNIAVDVPIVADAKQAILALTERAVPLKIDAWRDEIKAWDQQFPLSSEADGLTPAAIIGAINETFDHSVIATDVGQNQLWATQYLSLDEHRQLMTSGGLGTMGYGFPAALGAKLGNPDKDVIVISGDGGMQMNIQEMATAVVYELPVIICILNNGYLGNVRQWQEMFFDRRYSSTCMRRRRSCVAACTDPRRECPEYTPDFVKLAESYGAKGIRVTKAEDIASALMEAKNTRTVPTVIEFIIEREANVLPMVPPGNPLSDMILEKEEQGE, encoded by the coding sequence ATGCAAATATCTGGAGCTGAACTGTTTGTAAACGCTTTAAAAGCAGAACAGGTTGACACTCTGTTCGCCTATCCCGGCGGCCAGGCCATCGATCTGTTCGATGCCCTGTACCAGGAACCGGATATCGATGTCATCCTCCCGCGCCATGAGCAGGGACTGATTCACGCCGCGGACGGCTATGCCCGCTCAACCGGAAAGACGGGGGTATGCCTGGTGACGAGCGGCCCCGGAGCGACCAATCTCGTGACCGGGATCGCCACGGCAAATTATGACAGTGTCCCGCTTGTCTGTTTTACCGGCCAGGTACCGACCAGTCTGATCGGAAATGACGCTTTTCAGGAGGTCGATATCGTCGGTATCACCAGGAGTATCTGCAAGTATGCCGTGACGGTCAGAGACCGGGAAGACCTGAACAGCACCATCAAGAAAGCCTTCTATATCGCCAGAAGCGGAAAGCCGGGAGTCGTCGTCGTCGACATTCCCAAAGATATCCAGCGGGCGGACGGCAGCGGCCTGTACCCCGACACGATCGATATCCGCGGATACAAGCCCAGTACGTCCGTACATATCGGACAGCTGAAGAAGGCGCTTGGGCTGCTAAAACACGCAAAACGTCCGGTCTTTTTAGTGGGCGGCGGTGTCAATATCACACATGCCGGTAAGGAAATGACGAAGCTGGCAGAGCTGACGGGCTGCCCTGTTGTCACAACGATCATGGGAAAAGGCGCCGTTCCGACCTCCCATCCCCTCTATATCGGAAACATCGGAATTCACGGCAGCTTTGCCGCCAACTCAGCAATCAGCCACTGCGACCTGCTGTTCTCGATCGGTACCAGATTCAACGACCGCATCACCGGAAAGATCGAAGAATTTGCAAAAGGTGCCTCCATCGTCCACATCGACATCGATTCAGCTTCGATCTCCAGAAATATTGCCGTCGATGTACCTATCGTGGCGGATGCGAAACAGGCGATTCTGGCGCTGACCGAGAGGGCGGTCCCGCTGAAAATCGATGCGTGGCGCGATGAGATCAAAGCCTGGGATCAGCAGTTTCCGTTAAGTTCAGAGGCAGACGGGCTCACGCCGGCAGCGATCATCGGCGCGATCAACGAGACGTTTGATCACTCCGTCATCGCGACCGACGTCGGGCAAAATCAGCTGTGGGCGACACAGTACCTCTCGCTCGACGAGCACAGGCAGCTGATGACCTCCGGAGGACTCGGCACAATGGGATATGGATTCCCGGCGGCACTCGGTGCGAAACTCGGCAATCCAGACAAGGACGTGATCGTCATATCCGGCGACGGAGGCATGCAGATGAATATCCAGGAGATGGCAACAGCCGTGGTCTACGAACTTCCCGTCATCATCTGTATCCTGAATAACGGTTACCTGGGCAATGTAAGGCAGTGGCAGGAAATGTTCTTTGACAGGCGTTATTCTTCCACCTGCATGCGCCGCAGAAGGAGTTGTGTTGCGGCATGCACAGATCCCCGCCGGGAATGTCCCGAGTACACGCCCGATTTTGTGAAACTGGCGGAAAGCTACGGCGCGAAGGGAATCCGTGTGACAAAAGCGGAGGATATCGCCTCTGCTCTGATGGAAGCAAAAAACACCCGTACTGTACCTACTGTCATTGAATTTATCATTGAGCGGGAGGCGAATGTTCTGCCGATGGTACCGCCGGGAAATCCGCTCAGCGATATGATACTGGAAAAGGAGGAGCAGGGAGAATGA
- the ilvN gene encoding acetolactate synthase small subunit: MKKRWICLFVENDVGVLARISGLFSGKSYNLNSLTVGATEDETVSRMTISLTSDDRTFEQVKKQLNRAVEVIKVVDYTDVAIHLKELMFIRVNCCTAKDMAEIFRLSQVFGVKVIDYTPTTALLQSIQTEKQNNDLAAMFGKYFLNRIEIIRGGSVAVEALNGFER, encoded by the coding sequence ATGAAAAAGAGATGGATCTGTCTGTTTGTAGAAAATGATGTCGGGGTACTCGCCCGGATCTCCGGACTGTTTTCGGGAAAATCATATAACCTGAACAGCCTGACGGTCGGAGCGACTGAGGACGAAACCGTATCCCGGATGACGATCAGCCTGACCAGCGACGACAGGACGTTCGAGCAGGTAAAAAAGCAGCTCAACCGGGCCGTCGAGGTTATCAAGGTGGTGGATTATACGGATGTTGCCATACATCTGAAAGAGCTTATGTTTATAAGGGTTAACTGCTGCACTGCTAAAGATATGGCTGAGATCTTCAGGCTTTCTCAGGTATTTGGTGTGAAAGTGATCGATTATACTCCCACAACCGCTCTGCTTCAGAGTATTCAGACTGAGAAACAAAACAATGATCTGGCTGCCATGTTCGGCAAATATTTTTTAAACAGGATTGAGATCATACGCGGAGGAAGTGTCGCCGTGGAAGCACTCAACGGGTTTGAAAGATAG
- a CDS encoding ABC transporter ATP-binding protein — MKAAVEFQNISKIYGDQKVIDSLNLSIAEGEFVTFIGSSGCGKTTLLKMINGLITQSSGDVLVHGENIKDADMIRLRRNIGYAIQGSVLFPHLTVEQNIAYVPNLLNKREKRKTRQAVRKWMEIVGLEEELLPRYPFELSGGQQQRVGIARALAASPDILLMDEPFGAVDEITRKQLQDELKKIHEKTKITILFVTHDIAEALKLGTKVLVMDRGIIQQYDTPEHIQQQPATEFVRRLVGGTS; from the coding sequence ATGAAGGCGGCAGTCGAATTTCAAAACATTTCTAAAATATATGGGGATCAGAAGGTGATTGACTCCCTGAATCTCAGTATTGCAGAGGGGGAGTTTGTGACCTTCATCGGATCTTCGGGGTGTGGAAAAACAACGCTGCTGAAAATGATTAACGGGCTGATCACACAGAGCAGCGGTGATGTGCTGGTTCACGGTGAAAATATAAAAGATGCAGACATGATACGGCTTCGCAGGAATATCGGATACGCCATTCAGGGAAGTGTCCTGTTTCCGCATCTGACAGTGGAACAGAATATCGCTTATGTCCCGAATCTTCTGAATAAGCGAGAGAAGAGGAAAACCAGACAGGCAGTCAGAAAGTGGATGGAGATTGTAGGCCTGGAAGAGGAGCTTCTCCCCAGATACCCTTTTGAGTTATCCGGAGGGCAGCAGCAGAGGGTGGGAATCGCAAGGGCACTGGCGGCGTCACCGGATATCCTGCTGATGGACGAACCATTCGGCGCAGTGGATGAGATCACAAGGAAACAGCTGCAGGATGAGTTAAAAAAGATACATGAAAAGACAAAAATCACCATCCTGTTCGTAACACATGATATTGCGGAGGCGTTAAAGCTGGGAACGAAGGTGCTTGTGATGGACAGGGGAATCATCCAGCAGTATGATACTCCGGAACACATACAACAGCAGCCGGCAACGGAATTTGTGCGCAGACTGGTTGGGGGAACATCCTGA
- a CDS encoding ABC transporter permease/substrate-binding protein: MLNDICTLVLERKGFFLQLLWEHLEISFISIVIAVLAGGLAGVLISEYDRAAKPTLAAINFLYTIPSISMLGFLIPFSGVGNTTAVIALTVYALLPMVRAVHTGIRNVDKGILEAAKGMGSTDFQILYRIKIPLAMPVIMSGIRSMVTMTIALAGIASFIGAGGLGVAIYRGITTNNAAMTIAGSMFIALLALLMDFLLGILEKCMERKSSRVSRKSLAAKFVTGIFCAAVLGGILWNTHKEEVIRIATKPMTEQYILGEMLDLLIEQDTDLKVELTQGVGGGTSNIQPAMESGEFDMYPEYTGTAWNMVLKEEGGYTEEMFGELEDAYKEKYHMNWKGMYGFNNTYGLAVRREIADQYGLKTYSDLKAVADRLVFGAEYDFFEREDGYDALCDAYRLKFKSTMDLDIGLKYKAMQEGKIDVMVIFTTDGQLSASDVTVLTDDRGFYPSYMCGNVVRGDVLEDYPELEVVFEELTGVLDDAQVSQMNYEVESEGKEPRDVAVEFLEGQGLLKGAGK, encoded by the coding sequence GCGGGCGGTCTGGCCGGAGTCCTGATCAGTGAATATGACAGGGCCGCAAAACCCACGCTGGCAGCGATCAACTTTCTATATACCATACCGTCGATTTCCATGCTGGGATTTCTGATTCCATTTTCCGGGGTGGGCAATACGACTGCTGTCATCGCGTTGACGGTCTATGCGCTGCTTCCCATGGTTCGCGCAGTGCACACGGGGATCCGGAATGTGGACAAGGGAATACTGGAAGCGGCAAAAGGCATGGGAAGCACGGATTTTCAGATTCTGTACAGGATTAAGATACCGCTGGCGATGCCAGTGATCATGTCAGGCATCCGCAGCATGGTGACCATGACGATTGCACTGGCTGGTATCGCCTCTTTTATCGGGGCGGGCGGTCTCGGTGTCGCTATCTACCGCGGCATAACGACAAACAACGCGGCGATGACGATAGCGGGGAGCATGTTTATTGCGCTTCTGGCACTGCTCATGGATTTCCTGCTTGGAATATTGGAGAAATGCATGGAGCGAAAGAGCAGCAGGGTCAGCAGAAAAAGTCTGGCGGCGAAGTTTGTGACAGGGATTTTCTGTGCAGCTGTACTCGGAGGGATACTGTGGAACACACATAAGGAAGAAGTCATACGGATTGCTACTAAGCCAATGACAGAACAATATATTCTGGGGGAAATGCTGGATCTTCTGATAGAACAGGACACAGATCTGAAAGTGGAGCTGACGCAGGGAGTCGGAGGAGGCACGTCAAATATTCAACCCGCCATGGAAAGCGGAGAGTTTGATATGTATCCTGAATATACGGGTACTGCCTGGAATATGGTCCTCAAAGAAGAAGGAGGGTATACGGAAGAGATGTTTGGAGAGCTGGAGGATGCCTATAAAGAAAAGTATCATATGAATTGGAAGGGCATGTATGGATTTAACAATACTTACGGACTGGCAGTGCGAAGGGAGATCGCCGATCAGTACGGCCTGAAAACATATTCTGATTTAAAAGCGGTGGCTGACCGGCTGGTGTTCGGTGCAGAATATGACTTTTTCGAACGGGAAGACGGGTACGATGCCCTGTGTGATGCCTACCGCCTGAAGTTTAAAAGCACGATGGATCTGGATATCGGGCTGAAATATAAGGCGATGCAGGAAGGAAAGATTGACGTGATGGTGATCTTTACGACAGACGGACAGCTGAGCGCATCGGATGTCACCGTTCTCACGGATGACCGGGGGTTCTACCCGTCGTATATGTGCGGTAACGTTGTTCGCGGTGACGTGCTGGAAGATTACCCGGAACTGGAAGTGGTCTTTGAAGAGCTGACCGGTGTGTTGGATGATGCACAGGTCTCACAGATGAACTATGAAGTAGAATCCGAAGGAAAAGAGCCGCGGGACGTCGCCGTGGAATTCCTGGAGGGACAGGGACTTCTGAAAGGGGCGGGAAAATGA